The Arachidicoccus terrestris genome includes the window GTATTTTTCATCCTCAAGAGTTATTAGAATTAATAGTTGATTGTTAATGGACTAGAACGCTGCTTCGTAACACAAGATACTTGCAGCGGTTGATCTTTATCCGGGTGCAAAAGTAACATATGTTAGTCGATATCAGAAATATTTCCGCGGCCATTTACCTGACAGCACAAACGTTTTCGTGGGCAAGAGGCGATGCTGCATACCTACTCATCTGTATAGATACGGAAGCGGCTAGATCGCTTCAAGAATGAATACAGCACTTTGTTCTTTCCTTTTTAAAAACCATTTTAATCCTTGGTGAATCAGGGACTCCCCACTAAACACCCGGCCATCTTCCTTAAACGAGGAATGGACGCTGTCCGGAAGATTGATCTCCTTTATCCGGTAGCTTTTTTGGGGGTCCAGTCCGTAAAGCTTCCATTCGGGCCAGGTATCCTGCTGCATGGTTTCCATACTATAAGCAAAGAGTATGGCAGTGGACTTAGTACTGTCCACATACATTAGTGAGGAGAAATTGGTGGTATAAGGAGAGACCAGACGGTACAGGTCGCCATAATTAATCACTGGCTGATACTGGAGGTAATTATCCACGGTTTGCCTTGCAAGCGCCAATTGGTCTGATGATAGCTTTTGTACATCTATGTCGAATCCCAGTTTGCCGGACATGGCGACATCCATTTTGTATTTGAGCGATTCTCTGCCGGCGGCTGTTACATGCGCGCAGATGGTCAATGCCGGATAGAATATAGATGTAGCCCATTGCAGGCGTATTCTGTCTACCGGATAGGTATTATCGCTGGGCCAGAATTCCTGAAAATACTTAAGTGCTCCATATTCTACCCGGCCTCCGCCGCTGGCACAAAGCATCATCTGCAAATCCGGATATTTTTTGCGAATCCGATCCAGGACTTTGTAATAAGCCTGAGTGTACCGGATATAGAGTGCATTTTGTTCTTTGCCCAGATAAGGGCTATAGGCATTATCCATGGATCGGTTACAGTCCCATTTCATGTAGGCGATTGAAGGCGCCTGTTGCATCAGAGAATCGATCACTCCGAATACAAAATCCTGGACGGCCGGATTGATTAAATCCAGTACCAGTTGTGTCCGGTATAGGTGCTTCGGGCGGTTGGGGGCTGCAAGCACCCAGTCCGGGTGCTTTTTGTAAAGTTCACTGGACGGGTTGATCATCTCCGGCTCGATCCAGATACCGAATTTCAATCCTTTCGCTGTCGCCTGCCTGGAAAGGTAGCCGATGCCTGACGGCAGTTTCTTCTTATTCGCCTGCCAGTCACCCAGTCCGGCAGAGGAATTGTTTCTGGGATAGGTATTACCGAACCAGCCATCATCCAGGAGGAACATATCCACGCCCAGTTTTTTAGCACCGTCAAATAAATTAACCAGTTTATCCTGATTATAATCAAAATAGGTGGCTTCCCAGTTATTGAGCAGAGTCAGTCTTTTCTGACGCCCGTTATAGATTCCGTAGTTAATGGCCCAACGATGAAAATTACGGGAAATCTGTCCCAAGCCTTTTTGTGTGTAGGAGAAAACGAACTTTGGCGTTTCAAAAACTTCTCCCCGCTGTAGGCGATAGTGGGAGGCATAGGCATTGATGCCTGGAATGATTCTCAGGGAATTGCCCATGTCAATATTCAACTGTAGCTGCTCGAACTGGATATTGAAATTGCCGCTGTAAGCCAGTGTTCCGGCAAAAACCGCTCCCTCATTCTCTTTTACGGCTTGTTGTGGTGTAATAAAAAAAGAAGGATTATAGTTACAGGCTGTGCGTACGCCAAGCTTAGACTGGATGGAAAAGATACCCGGCTGTAATTTAGCTGTGCTCATTTCCATTTCTTTCTCATATTCTCCATAGAAATGCGTCAGATAGGGATTGTTCCAATCGATATTGATGAAGGCGGATGCGAACCGGTCCAAAATGACGGGCGCATCTTCGTTGTGGTGGATCGTTGTCCGGGTTGTAATAACATCTTCTTTTGCATAAGACTCGAAATGTAATGTGATCCAGAATGGGTAAACAGGATCTTTCATTTGGATATCTGTGCGGGTGATATCATCGTTTATTTTTTTTACCTGCACATGCTCGACGTTTAATACCAGCGACATATTTCCATCTGCATGCTGTACTTCCATGGCCGGCTCATTCAGATAAGTTGCACCGCCTGTAGGAAAGCCCATGCCAAGCGTTGGATTTTCATTTCTGAAATCTGCATTGACATCCCTGTAGGCAGCCTGGCTAATGAGCTTTGTGCCGATATAGATCTGTTGTAACTGTCGGTTCGTATCTATTTGGTATACCAGTGCACAATGATCAGTGGAAATAGTGATGTTTTGTTGTGCAACGGCCGCGGGTCCGGCGATCAAGACACAAAGTATGCAGGAGATCAGTGTATGAAATTTACTTGTCATGAATGAAATATTTGGTAATTGAAGAGATGAGATTTGTTAAAGATACGGCAGCCTTCCAATTTAATGCCCGGGCGGGAAAAGGTTCGTCCCTTCAAGTTTGACAGCGTAGGGCCATTCACAATAGCAGACCGCCTTTTTTTCGTGATGCAACACAGGTGGTACATATAATCCGGGGGCGCCCATGACCACCAGCCAGAGGTAGGCTGTTCCTTTAGGAACCACATAAGAGAGGCGGCCATGGCTGTTACGGCCTATGTCACTGTAATAGGTCTCGCCTTCTCTGGTATAAGCAACAAAACCATAACGCCATCCCGCGGGTATTTTCTTGCCTCCGGCAATATCGGTAGTCACCAATCCTTTAAATTGTAGAGTAATATCATTAAGGTTGTTATCAGGGACCTGAAGCCTGATGGCGTTATAACCGTAGTTCTGCGGGACGTGTATAGTATCGACTCTATACCATCCTGCTGCTCCAGGCGCCATTCTGGTGCCATGCGGATTGGCATACGGCACGGCGATTGATCTGATCCTGGGCAAGTCCCAGGTGATAAAATGACGGACACCGGCAAACATATCGTCATTGAACGCTTCTTGATCCATCTGCCGGACCCGTTTGAATACCGCTACAATATCTTCCCCTTTTTTAGCCTGGTGCAGCAATTGACTGTAGAATGTCTTTCCATACTTCTCTGACCAGTATTCCAGCACAAAAGGACTGTGATACATATTGGCCGGGTGCTCAAAGGCCAGATGGGTTTGCTGCATGAATGCTTTTAAATGGTAATTTTCGAAGGTCAGCCAGCCAGGGTAAACCTGCCAGAGCAGGTATTGAGCCGCCATTTCTGTAATAGGACCACCCAGCGTCCCAGTATAGTCGAGCGAGGAAAGATATTGAAAGGCATGTCCCAGTTCATGGGCCAGGACGCCATAGGGATAGTGGCTCATTCTGGAGGCCGGTGTCCATAGAACACCAACGCTGTCCTGGCCCCAGCCGTAGGCCGTATTATCGGTGCCTCCCACGACCAGAAAAATCACTTTATATTTATCAATGACTCCGCCTTTTTTCTGAACCACTTGTAATGAATCCACATAAAACCGGTAGAACCGTTCGCATTCTTTGAGGGCTCTTTTGGCGTCGAATCTTCTGAGGGTATCCGGATTGGTCAGCGGATCCTGCCCATACTGTTTGGACCAGAAGATGATAATGTCTTTGCCTTCTATACTGCGCTGATAGCAATATTCACTGGCGGTATCATGGAAATCATTATTGTCCGGGACGGTACTTAAGTGAGCCGGGATCCGAATTTCTTTACTGTGGCCGGATTTGCCGGTCGTATCAGAAAACGGTGTATGCGCGGAGGTTACAAAAGCCTGGAAAAGTAAGGCACATAGAAACAAAGCTCTGTAAGAAGCTAAAACGAAAGCGCATTTATATTTTAATATCACACGATAAACGGCCATTCTGTTTGGTTTAGACGCAAAAAGCTGAAACAAGATGAAGGAAGCCCGTGCAATAAAAACAAAATTCAACAAATAACCTGACGCCGGTTAAAATCGGGCCATAAATGGTTAATTCAAAAGAAAGGAGTACGGCTAACGCGATTAAATTTCAAATAATGCATACAGATGCGCATTCCGGTAATACTACAATCCTACGAAAGAATTACCCTTTTGTTGAAGAGCCAGAGGTCAACGAAAGCGTCCGGCAAGGACTTTTAAATCAAGGCATATTTGATTCGATGAAGGGCAGATCTTCATCCCCTTTGGTGAGACACGGGCATTTCAAAATGGAATAATTGTTATATGTTTGTTCAGGATTATACTGTCACATGAACACAAAGACATATTTTAAAAAGAAACCCCAGCTATTATGAAAGACCAAGCTGTTCAGGACCCTCCTGATCAAGGAGATGTGCCTCTTCATCCTTGCCCCAACTGCGGCTTTGACGCTTCGGGGCATTACTGTGCTAATTGCGGTCAGCAAACCCATCTACATAAGGACACTTTTTGGGGGCTTATCAGCCATTTTGTGGCGCACTATTTCCACTATGACAGCAAATTCTGGCGGACGCTCAGCGCCCTGGTGACTGCTCCCGGTAAACTGACAGTGGCCTATCAGCAGAAGAAAAGGCAAAGTTATATTCCTCCGATTTCTCTCTATATTTTTGTGAGCATCGTATTTTTTTTATTATTGCCGATGTTCCAGCAATCCCTCTTTAGTGTCAAGTATGGGGATGCAAAACAGCAGAAAGTAGAAGAGGCAAAACCGGATTCTATTAAAGACGTCTCCATTCAGAAGCTACTTCAGGAGGATGCGAAGAAAAACGGAAGAGAAATCAATGCCGCAGAAAAATATACCAGTGAAGTGGGGGACGACCTGCTTTCTGAACTAAGGGAAAATCCGAAAGAATTTAAGGAGCGCCTAATGCATTCCTTTCCCAAGATCTTTTTCTTTATGATCCCGGTTCTGGCGGGCCTATTGAAGCTATTTCTGATACGACAAAAAAAGTATTATTTTGTCGATCACGCCGTGTTCGCATTACATATGCATAGCTTTGTTTTTATTATCTGCATTATTCCTTTAATAAATCCATTTGATTCGCTTCAGACCAATTTAAGTAATATCGCATTAATAGCCTGTATCCTTTATTACATTATTGCAATCCATCGGGTATATAAAAGCGGCTGGATAAAGTCAACGATTATCGGACTTAGTACAGCCGCCTTGTATTTCATTGCGCTTTTGTTAGTCACACTTCTGGATCTTTGGCTCTTATTTTCTCTACAAAGATAGCGAATGCCTACCCCAGCAGTTCCGCCACGTCCTTGGCAAAATACGTCGCAATCAGATCAGCGCCGGCCCTCTTAATGGAGGTCAGACTTTCCAGCACCGCTTTCTGCTCATCCAGCCAGCCCATTTTCGCGGCGGCCTTGATCATCGCATACTCACCGCTGACATGGTAGGCGCTGACAGGTACCGTTACCGCATTTCTGACTTCTCTTATAACATCCAGGTAGGCCATGGCTGGCTTTACCATTACGATATCCGCTCCTTGTTCTATGTCCTGCAGGGTTTCGTTAATGGCTTCTATGCGGTTGGCATAATTCATCTGATAGGTCTTCTTGTCCCCGAAGCCCGGAGCACTGTCCAGCGCATCTCTGAAGGGACCATAAAAACAGCTGGCATATTTGGCGCTGTATGAAAGAATGCCAACCCCGGTATTGCCGTTGTCTTCCAGCGCTTTTCTAAAGGCACCAATACGCCCATCCATCATATCACTGGGCGCGATAAAATCCGCACCGGCCTCTGCATGGGAGATGCTCATTCTGGTCAAGGCCTCTACGGTTTCGTCATTTAAGATATAACCGCTTTTGATATCAACGATACCGTCATGGCCGTATTGAGAATAAGGGTCGAGTGCCACATCGGTCATTACAATCATTTCGGGAACGGCGTCTTTGATCGCCTTGATGGCTCTTTGCATCAGCCCGTCCGGATTCCAGCTCTCTTTTCCGGTATTGTCTTTGACATTGTCATCGCATTTGACAAACAGCAGGACGCTTTTAATACCGAGGCCCCAGAGCGTCCGGACTTCTTCTATCGTCTTATCCAGGGAGCGACGGTAATAACCCGGCATGGAAGGGATTTCATGGACAATTTCTTTGCCTTCGTCGATGAATATAGGTAAAATAAAATCGTTGGGTGTGAGTGTTGTCTCCGCTACCAGGCTACGGATGGCATCCGTACGCCGGGTAATTCTGTTTCTTCTTTGTAAATACATATCACTTGTAAATTTATGGTGAGCCAGCAGATACCGCCGGCAATTGGGTTACTTATTTGCGGCCTACGCCCAGTCCCTGGGATGCCGGCACACGTCCAGAAGGGCGGCTTCGGGTGATCCTTCCGCAGGCTGGTAATTATAGTCGAAACGAACTTGTGGCGGCAGGCTCATAAGAATGCTCTCAGTCCGGCCATTGGTTTTAAGGCCGAATAAAGTTCCGCGGTCATGGATCAGGTTAAACTCGACATACCTGCCGCGCCGGATTTGTTGCCAGTAGGTGTTTTGGTCAGTATAGGGTTCGTCTGCTCTTCTTTCTATAATCGGCAGGTACGCCGCCATAAACTGATTCCCTACTGCTCTTTGAAAGGCGAAGGCTTCTTCCAGGGTAAAGGAAACGGGATGCTGTTTGCTCATCTCTCCCGGAACCAAGTGGTCATAGAAGACGCCGCCAATGCCACGCATCTCAAATCCTCTGTGCGCATTATTAAAATATCGGTCGCACCAGGCTTTGTAAGCCGGATACAGTGTGCTGCCAAAAGGAGCCATGGCGTTTTTAAAACAGCCATGAAAATGGCGGGCATCCTCCTCAAATAAATAATAAGGAGTTAAGTCTGCGCCACCGCCAAACCAGTTTCGAATTACTTTTCCTTTCTCGTCATATAATTCAAAATAACGCCAGTTGGCATGCGAAGTCGGCACAAAAGGGTTTTTAGGATGCAGCACAAGGCTAATCCCTGCCGCAAACCAACGGTCACCATCCATTCCGAGCTGCACGCGCATTGGGTCAGTGACTTTTCCATGAACAATAGAGGTATTGACCCCTCCTTTTTCAAAAATGCTTCCACCGGAGATGATGCGGGTGCGCCCTCCGCCCTCTGCCTTTGAGTCCGTTCCGGATCTGGCCCATTGTTCATCTGTAAAACGGGAGATCCCGTCCTTTGCTTCAAGGCCCGTACAGATTGACTGCTGCAGTTCCAGTATATAGCTGGCCCAGCGTTCCCTGAATCCATTGGCAGAGGGTCCCATTTCCCTGGTAACATCTGCTATTGAAAATACTTTTTCCATCACAATTGCTTTGCTGTTATACGCTAGGCTTTCCGCTCAAATGTCTGTACTGTTTCCACAAATGCCCGGGCATGATCCACAGGTATATTGGGCAAAATACCATGACCGAGATTGGCAATCCAGCTATCATCGCCAAAGCTCAGCAACATTGCCTCTACTTCTTTTTTGAGCGCCGCAATCGGCAAAAGGAGCTTTGAAGGATCCAGATGCCCTTGCAAAGTAATGTCTTTTCCTGCAAGATCTCTGGCAGTCGCAGCTTCAATACACCAGTCTATTCCCAACCCGCTGGCACCGGTTTTGGCCATAGCGGGCAAGGACTGCCAGGCGCCCTTGGCAAACAAGATCACCGGCGCTTCATCGGCGATGGCAGCCGTGATCTGTTGAAGGTAGGGAAGTGACCAGGTTTCAAAATCTGATTTACCCAGCAGTCCGCCCCAACTGTCAAAGACTTGAATCAGGTCTGCTCCGGCTGCAATCTGTGCTTTCAGGTAAAGAATAGTGCTGTCGGTGATCTTTTGTAAAAGCTTTGCTGCGAGCGCCGGATTTTGATAACAAAACGCTTTTGCCTCGTCAAAAGTCTTGGAGCCCTTACCCTGAACCATATAACATAATAATGTCCATGGGGCACCTGCAAATCCAATCAAAGGCACGCGTCCATTTAATTCTTGTTTGATCAACCGGATCGCATCAGTGACATATCCCAGTTTTTCCTCAATATCCGGCACCTGAAGACGCTCAATATCTTTGGCTGCCTTAATCGGATCCGGCAATAAGGGGCCTATCTTTTCTACCAATTGCACTTCCATCCCCATCGCCTGTGGAATGACCAGGATATCAGAAAATAAGATGGCGGCATCGACACCGATAATATCAACCGGTTGGAGGGTGATCTCTGCGGCCAGTTCCGGGGTCTGGACCCTTTCAAAAAAGGAGTATTTATTTCTGAGCCGGATATACTCTGGCAGATAACGGCCTGCCTGACGCATCATCCATACCGGAAATCGTTCGGTAGGAGCGCCATTTAGCGCCCTTAATATTAAATCGTTTTTTATGGCGGCAGAAGATGTATTAATAGTTGTTGTCATAAAAAGTGGGAACTATTTTTCAAGTTTTTTTAAAGCTTCAAAATATATTTTTACTTCATTTAAGAGCGCTGCCTCGCTAGGCTCAGGCGCCACAATAATTTCGTTGGCACAATGTGCTTTGATAGACTCAGCTGTTGTTTCCCCAATAGCAAACAAAACAGACTTATCAGAAACCTGCGGATTATGCGTGAAAAAACAGTCAACAGCAGAGGGACTGAAAAATAAAAAGCCATGAATGTCTCCGCGAATGGTTGAGGGTGCGCAGGACGTATTATAACTGATTATTTCTTCTAAAGGGATTCCGAGCTGCTGAAAAGTCAGGGGTAGCGTAGGCATTCTGCGGTTTCCGCAGAAGAAGACCGCCGGCCTTTCTTTCAAGGGGTCCGGATGTGCTTTGATTATAACGGAAAGATCCGAACTGTTGCGCCCCATTGCGGCGATCAGAGTCTCTGGAATAAACTTTAAAAGCGTTGTTCTGGTCTTGCCGCTTAAGCAATAGATATTCCAATCCGGTTGTTGTTCAAGTCTTTCAAATACCGATCTCACAGCAACCTCACTGGTAAATATTGCGTTGATCTTTTCTCTTCCCCGTTGAAATATCAACTGTTCCACTTCACTGTCATAGGAAAGTTCCTTTCGTATTAAAGGAAAGGTATACAGTCTGTACGAGAACTCCCAGCTATCAATAGCGCTCGAATCTGAAATTTCTGCTGTAGTAATTATACATTTGATCATGACGGTACAATTTTAAGACTTCTGAGCATCTGATGAGCCTGTCTCTTGTTTGATCTGGCGTACGATTTTATCAGCCCCCTGGTCCAGTAAGGCCTTCGCAGCCGTTATTCCCAGATCCTGACAGGAGCTGAGTGCGGCCACTTCCCGGCATTCAAATTTTTGCCGGCCATCCGGCGACAGGATACTGCCGGCGAATAGGACCTGGCCATCTTTTATCCGGGCATAGGCGCTGATCGGGGTGGAACACCCTCCCATCAGTGTACTTAAAAAGTCGCGTTCTATCTGTACGGCTTTTTCTGTATGTACATCATTAAGTGGGCGAACAGCTTCCAATGCCGTGGTATCATCTGTGCGGGCAACCACTACTATAGCCCCTTGAGCCGGAGCCGGCAGCATCCAGGGAATCGCTGAAGCATTTACGGGACGTTCACCTATGCGCTCTAATCCTGCCGCGGCAAAGATGGCGCCGTCCCACCCGTGATGGTGAAGTTTTTGCATGCGGGTCTGTACGTTGCCGCGAAGGTTCTCTATTTTAAGTAAGGGGAATTTTTGCAGGATCTGCGCTTTGCGCCTTACAGAACCGGTGGCAATAGTTCCGGAAAGCTGACTGTCTTCTCCTTTAAGAAAAGCCTCGGCGAAGGCCGGTTCTTTAAACACCAGAAGGTCTTTTTCGCTGGCCCTGGGCAGCACGGCTCCCTGGGCGATGCCAGCCGCCAACTGTGTAGGAACGTCCTTAAAAGAATGCACGACAATATCTATTTTGCGGCTCAGTAAGAAAGCGTCGAGGGTTTTGGTAAAAACCCCCTGAACACCCATGGCATATAGCGGCGTTACCAAATCTAAATCACCTTCACTTTTTACGGGCACTAATTCAGTTTGAATGCCGAGTCGTTGGAGTAAGCCCTGAACAGTTGTTGCCTGCCACATGGCTAACCGACTATCTCTGGTTCCTATTTTTAATACACGGGATCTGTCCATCAGTGCTTTTTTTATTCAGAAGATCTCTAAAGGGCAAGAGAAAGAGACCGGTTATAAAAGATTCAATAAGGTTGCCTGGATTATCCCAGCTCGGATGCCAGCGACTCCGGGTTGTCCTTTCTTTTACGGGCAAGGCCGGTCGAAGCCGTAAAGTTGACAAAATCATGAAGGGTCTCTATATAGGCGCATCCCGGCGTTTGTTCCTGGCTGCGCATTTTGACTGCAAGGTTTTTAATAGCCGTCTTGATGGCGTCTTCCTGTTGTGCGGCATTTTCGGGGGCCTCCATCTGGAGGGACTGAAACCAGGCGCAGTGATGGATATCCATGAGCGACTGCTTGGCAGCGCGGATGATGGGTACATTTTTGCGCATCTGGTACCACTGTTTAAATTCCTCCAGATAGCTATCGATAATGGAAAGAGCTTTAGGGACTTCTGCCTGTCTTGTTTTTAACGTGGCATCACCCAATTTGGAAAGGTCGTCAACATTGACCAAAATAGTCTGTGCTCTGTTTTTCACCGATATATCAATATTACGGGGAACAGAAAGGTCAATCAGTATTTTTTTACCTGTGGTGTTCAGGTCTTCTTTGAATAGAATAGGCCCTGGGGCGTTCGTTGCCACTATGACAATATCAGCATGTGCGGATGCTTGTTGAAGCTGTTCAAAAGGAGCGATTTTAAGACCCAGTTCATCTGCAATAACTTGCGCTTTTTCCTGACTCCTGTTGATCAGGGTAATATCCTTTGCTCCCAAATAATCAATCAGGTTTTTGCAGGTGTTGTAACCGATTTTGCCGGTACCGATGAGCACAAACTTTTTGTGACTGATATCTGAACAGTGTAATTTCAGGAACTGGATGGCTGCAAACGCTACCGAAACAGTGCCACCGCTCAGGGACGTCTGGTTTTTTATAGCTTTAGATGTCTGGAAGGCGGTATTGGATAACCTTTCTAAAAAGGCATTGATGCAATTGTGTGCCTTTGCGAATTTTACGGCCTGCCTGATCTGGCCGACGATTTCATAATCCCCTAAAATCTGTGAATCCAGTCCACAGGCAACGTGAAAATAATGTTCGATAGCGGCTTTGCCTCTTTTGTGATAAGCCAGCGGTTTAAAGGTGGCGATATCCCCCTGCGTTTCGGAGCAAAGCAGATCTGCCAATAGTTCTGCAGATGGGGCAATACCATAGATTTCTGTGCGGTTACAAGTAGAAAGTACAAATAAACTATTGATACCCAGCCCCTGCGCTTTCATTAATAGATTAGCATATCCTTCGTTGTTTAAGGCAAATTGCCCCCTGATCGATGTATCTGTCTTTTTATAATTTATGCCAACTATATGAAACTGTTCAATTTCCATGTCCTTATCAATGTCAATGTCCCTGTTTGTTAATTGCGAGACCTGCGGTAATTGTTTCGGATTGCCATAGCGATAAAAATATTAGAGACCGCTGAATGCCATATGAATACAAAGTTTAATACCACGGGATTTCACTCGGCAAAGGTACTCACAGGCTCTGTTGAAAAAAAATGATTTTGGTCATGCAAGTGTCATATTTAGGCTCGCTTCTTTTCCAAACAAATTGATAATGAGTTATTTATTCTTTTCCGGGCATTATTTGATTTTATATCTGTTGTCTGAATCAATGTCACGGCACTAAAGATTGTGCTCAATAAATAACAAAGGAATGATTTTACTTGCAGGAATCTATGTTGCTACCTGCTGCTTTTTGCATAATAGCTTGCTCACCGTTATTATTAAATTGCTAATAAACTAACGAATTTTTCATAAAGTTTCAGAAAATTGACGGAGCAAATACATAGTGGGTGTAATCCGTAAGCGATTAATTATTATTAAATTGTGACTTATTTTAAAAAAAAATTAAAAAAAATACAATTCTTATCATAAAAAATTAAAAGTTTATTCTACTTTCATGCTTTCAATTGGTCTTTTTTAAAGCGATGGTCAATGGCAACCAAAACAATCCTAAATAAGAAAAATATCATCAAAGCCCTCTTTTTGTCTGATGGGTTATCTTTTTCCGAGATCAGCGAACAAATCGGGAAAAGCCATTCCCTGACCATGAAGCTGGTTGCAGAATTGGTGGAAGACGGAATTCTTATAGAAAAAGGATTGGCGCCTTCAAGCGGAGGACGGCGGCCACAGACACATTCCCTTAGGCCGGACACTTTTTATTTAGTAGCCGTTGCAATGGACCAATTTGTTTCACGGATCGTGATATTAGATGCGAATAGAGGCGCGATCGCGC containing:
- the hemA gene encoding glutamyl-tRNA reductase, translating into MEIEQFHIVGINYKKTDTSIRGQFALNNEGYANLLMKAQGLGINSLFVLSTCNRTEIYGIAPSAELLADLLCSETQGDIATFKPLAYHKRGKAAIEHYFHVACGLDSQILGDYEIVGQIRQAVKFAKAHNCINAFLERLSNTAFQTSKAIKNQTSLSGGTVSVAFAAIQFLKLHCSDISHKKFVLIGTGKIGYNTCKNLIDYLGAKDITLINRSQEKAQVIADELGLKIAPFEQLQQASAHADIVIVATNAPGPILFKEDLNTTGKKILIDLSVPRNIDISVKNRAQTILVNVDDLSKLGDATLKTRQAEVPKALSIIDSYLEEFKQWYQMRKNVPIIRAAKQSLMDIHHCAWFQSLQMEAPENAAQQEDAIKTAIKNLAVKMRSQEQTPGCAYIETLHDFVNFTASTGLARKRKDNPESLASELG